In Pseudothermotoga hypogea DSM 11164 = NBRC 106472, the following are encoded in one genomic region:
- a CDS encoding ABC transporter ATP-binding protein has translation MVEIIRVENVKKIYRMGDNEVKALDGVSLVVEEGEFLIVMGPSGSGKTTLLHLMGCLDKPTEGEIYIAATAVSKLNDSQLAKIRNKMIGFVFQQFNLLPRLTALENVELPMIYAGVPKAVRRKKAKELLELVGLGDRLHHRPTQLSGGQMQRVAIARALANDPMVLLADEPTGNLDSKSGEEILKIFSELNERGQTIVIVTHDPEVAKHGDRIVRMRDGKIVSEEVNVHA, from the coding sequence AATGGGCGATAACGAGGTCAAGGCGCTCGACGGTGTGAGCCTCGTCGTTGAAGAGGGAGAATTTCTGATCGTCATGGGACCTTCTGGAAGCGGTAAAACCACCTTACTACATTTGATGGGTTGTTTGGACAAACCCACCGAAGGTGAAATATACATAGCAGCGACAGCGGTTTCCAAACTGAACGACTCACAGCTTGCGAAGATAAGGAACAAGATGATCGGATTCGTGTTTCAGCAGTTCAACCTGCTCCCCCGCCTCACGGCACTCGAAAACGTCGAGTTGCCTATGATCTACGCCGGTGTTCCAAAGGCAGTGAGGAGGAAGAAGGCAAAAGAGTTGCTCGAATTGGTTGGCCTCGGCGATAGACTGCACCACAGGCCAACGCAGCTTTCCGGTGGACAAATGCAAAGGGTCGCGATAGCCAGGGCGCTCGCGAACGATCCAATGGTGCTGCTCGCGGATGAGCCAACTGGCAATCTCGACTCGAAGAGCGGAGAAGAGATCTTGAAGATCTTCTCTGAGCTGAACGAGAGAGGACAGACCATCGTCATAGTCACCCACGATCCAGAGGTTGCGAAACACGGAGATCGAATCGTTCGCATGCGCGATGGAAAGATCGTCAGTGAAGAGGTGAACGTGCATGCTTGA
- a CDS encoding ABC transporter permease, whose amino-acid sequence MLDMLKEALRSIAHNKLRTALSMIGIIIGVAAVIGVVSVAEGTSRSIRQSLTSIGSNLILVSPGFTRGVGGRTATALTEVLEKEDADRISQLCPSVKYVTPVQQGNFIVQYERQNSMATVMAARSVLFDMINVKLAQGEFFDESDEKAKRRVAVIGREVADELFPNGDAIGQTIRITSGSIRQTYVVIGVLEKSGNLLFLNPDRSILVPFASAENRLFRRKNVSMIVAQAISENMANQAVSEIDSVLFEKFQSEERYRIVSQDALLETVNQTMAMLSFMLGSIAGISLLVGGIGIMNIMLVTVTERTREIGVRKAIGASRRHILLQFLLESVVLTLVAGLLGIAAGFGLSRLIASIGSIQTAVTPTVVLIAVSVSIMVGLFFGVWPAMRASKLDPVEALRYE is encoded by the coding sequence ATGCTTGACATGCTCAAAGAAGCCCTTCGCTCGATCGCTCACAACAAACTTCGCACGGCCCTGTCCATGATCGGAATCATCATAGGAGTTGCGGCCGTCATAGGAGTTGTGTCTGTGGCCGAAGGTACGAGCAGGAGCATCAGACAGTCTCTGACTTCCATAGGTTCAAACCTCATACTCGTCTCGCCGGGCTTCACGAGAGGCGTGGGTGGACGTACCGCCACAGCGCTCACGGAAGTGCTCGAGAAAGAAGATGCAGACAGGATATCCCAACTTTGTCCTTCGGTCAAGTACGTCACGCCCGTTCAGCAAGGAAACTTCATCGTTCAGTATGAACGTCAGAACAGTATGGCGACGGTCATGGCCGCACGATCCGTTCTGTTCGACATGATAAACGTTAAGCTCGCTCAAGGAGAGTTCTTCGACGAATCTGACGAGAAGGCCAAACGACGTGTGGCCGTTATAGGAAGAGAAGTGGCAGACGAGCTCTTTCCGAACGGGGATGCCATTGGACAAACCATAAGGATCACGAGCGGTTCGATCAGGCAGACCTACGTGGTGATAGGAGTGCTCGAAAAGAGTGGAAATCTACTCTTTCTAAATCCCGACAGATCGATCTTGGTACCGTTCGCCTCTGCGGAGAACAGACTCTTCAGACGCAAGAACGTCTCGATGATAGTCGCTCAAGCGATCTCGGAGAACATGGCAAATCAAGCGGTTTCTGAGATAGATTCTGTCTTGTTCGAGAAGTTTCAAAGCGAAGAAAGGTATCGTATAGTCAGTCAGGACGCACTGCTCGAGACGGTCAATCAGACCATGGCCATGCTCAGCTTCATGCTCGGGAGCATCGCCGGTATCTCTCTGCTGGTCGGTGGTATAGGCATCATGAACATAATGCTCGTCACAGTGACTGAGAGGACCAGAGAGATAGGCGTAAGAAAGGCCATCGGAGCCAGTAGAAGACACATTCTACTTCAGTTCTTGCTCGAATCCGTCGTGCTCACTCTCGTGGCAGGACTGCTCGGTATCGCGGCAGGTTTTGGACTATCCAGGCTCATAGCGAGCATAGGATCGATTCAGACAGCAGTGACACCCACGGTTGTTCTCATAGCGGTGTCTGTTTCCATAATGGTTGGCTTGTTCTTCGGTGTCTGGCCCGCGATGAGGGCTTCCAAACTTGATCCTGTGGAGGCACTCAGATACGAATGA